One Streptomyces drozdowiczii DNA segment encodes these proteins:
- a CDS encoding iron-containing redox enzyme family protein, which translates to MAGRTVGPTLPGARGALSAAVLAHLRGDGPLPAPTLADAAEPYGDDLQLALYLCYELHYRGFEGVDPALEWDPALLAVRAALERRFESALRQDVPLGAGLDDTLDALLVEPVDGTGVSYFLQEHATPDRLRAYAAQRSLYHLKEADPHAWVLPRLSGRAKAGMAAIEYDEFGAGRADRVHARLFADLMTDLGLETAYGHYLDRGHAEMLALVNLMSLFGLHRRLRGALVGHFAAVEITSSPASRRLALAMKRAGAGPAAEFFYTEHVEADAVHEQVVRHDVVRGLLDDEPGLEPDIVFGINTTGFLEDRLAARLLTDWGAAPDTP; encoded by the coding sequence ATGGCCGGTCGGACGGTTGGACCCACGCTTCCCGGGGCCCGCGGCGCGCTCTCGGCGGCGGTCCTCGCCCATCTCCGGGGCGACGGCCCCCTGCCCGCCCCCACCCTGGCGGACGCGGCCGAGCCCTACGGCGACGACCTCCAGCTCGCCCTGTACCTCTGCTACGAACTCCACTACCGGGGCTTCGAGGGCGTGGACCCCGCCCTCGAATGGGACCCCGCGCTGCTGGCGGTCAGGGCGGCCCTCGAACGCCGCTTCGAGTCCGCGCTGCGCCAGGACGTCCCGCTCGGGGCCGGTCTGGACGACACCCTGGACGCGCTGCTCGTCGAGCCGGTCGACGGCACGGGCGTGTCGTACTTCCTCCAGGAACACGCCACACCGGACCGCCTACGGGCCTACGCCGCCCAGCGCTCCCTGTACCACCTGAAGGAGGCCGACCCGCACGCCTGGGTGCTGCCCCGGCTCAGCGGGCGCGCCAAGGCGGGCATGGCCGCGATCGAGTACGACGAGTTCGGCGCCGGCCGCGCCGACCGCGTCCACGCCCGGCTGTTCGCCGACCTGATGACGGACCTGGGCCTGGAGACGGCGTACGGCCACTATCTGGACCGGGGCCACGCCGAAATGCTGGCCCTCGTCAACCTCATGTCCCTGTTCGGCCTGCACCGGCGGCTGCGGGGCGCCCTGGTCGGACACTTCGCCGCCGTCGAGATCACCTCGTCCCCCGCCTCCCGCCGCCTCGCCCTCGCCATGAAACGGGCGGGCGCCGGACCCGCCGCCGAGTTCTTCTACACCGAACACGTCGAGGCGGACGCGGTCCACGAACAGGTCGTGCGGCACGACGTCGTACGGGGGCTGCTGGACGACGAACCCGGCCTGGAGCCGGACATCGTCTTCGGAATCAACACCACCGGCTTCCTGGAGGACCGCCTCGCGGCCCGCCTGCTGACGGACTGGGGTGCCGCCCCGGACACGCCCTAG
- a CDS encoding type 1 glutamine amidotransferase domain-containing protein produces the protein MSDNGSKGKVLAIVTNYGVEQDELLVPLGHLRERGVRVDVAALKKDDIETLVGDKDPGKSVRPDLTLDDVDPAGYDLLLVPGGTLNADTLRLQGPACDIVRSFTGSGRPIAAICHGPWMLVETGSVKGKRLTSYASLQTDVRNAGGDWVDEPVVTDESGGWKLITSRNPGDLDPFLKEVDAALAG, from the coding sequence ATGAGCGACAACGGCAGCAAGGGCAAGGTGCTGGCCATCGTCACCAACTACGGCGTGGAGCAGGACGAACTCCTCGTGCCGCTCGGCCATCTGCGCGAGCGCGGTGTGCGGGTCGATGTCGCCGCCCTGAAGAAGGACGACATCGAGACGCTGGTCGGCGACAAGGACCCCGGCAAGTCCGTACGCCCCGATCTCACGCTGGACGACGTCGACCCGGCCGGCTACGACCTGCTGCTCGTACCGGGCGGCACGCTGAACGCCGACACGCTGCGGCTCCAGGGCCCGGCCTGCGACATCGTGCGGTCGTTCACCGGCTCCGGGCGCCCGATCGCGGCCATCTGCCACGGACCGTGGATGCTGGTGGAGACCGGGAGCGTCAAGGGCAAGCGGCTCACCTCGTACGCCTCGTTGCAGACCGACGTACGCAATGCGGGGGGTGACTGGGTGGACGAGCCGGTCGTGACGGACGAGTCCGGCGGCTGGAAGCTCATCACCTCGCGCAACCCGGGCGACCTGGACCCGTTCCTCAAGGAGGTCGACGCCGCGCTCGCCGGCTGA
- a CDS encoding class II glutamine amidotransferase has product MCRWLAYSGTSVVLSDLLYKPEHSLIDQSLHSTMGVETTNGDGFGVGWYGPEQETPAIIRDTGPAWNNRNLREIASHIRSPLFFAHVRASTGTAIQQTNCHPFRHGRWMWMHNGAIADFHRLRRDLSLALDPALFSALEGSTDSEVMFYLALTFGLDQDVPGAVARMAGLIERVGRDEGVEHPLQMTVAVSDGERLWSFRYSSLGKSRSLFYSSRAETVRALHPDLDFLRGVSDSTRLVVSEPLGGLPGVWKEVPESSYGVVQPGEDEFRPFAPEPV; this is encoded by the coding sequence ATGTGCCGATGGCTGGCCTATTCCGGCACGAGTGTCGTGCTCAGCGATCTCCTCTACAAGCCGGAGCACTCGCTCATCGACCAGAGCCTGCACTCCACCATGGGCGTGGAGACGACCAACGGGGACGGCTTCGGGGTCGGCTGGTACGGGCCCGAGCAGGAGACGCCCGCGATCATCCGCGACACCGGCCCCGCCTGGAACAACCGCAACCTGCGGGAGATCGCGAGCCACATCCGCTCGCCGCTGTTCTTCGCGCATGTGCGGGCGTCCACGGGCACCGCCATCCAGCAGACCAACTGCCACCCCTTCCGGCACGGCCGCTGGATGTGGATGCACAACGGCGCGATCGCGGACTTCCACCGGCTGCGGCGCGACCTCTCGCTGGCGCTCGACCCGGCGCTGTTCTCGGCCCTGGAGGGGTCCACGGACTCCGAGGTGATGTTCTACCTCGCGCTGACGTTCGGGCTCGACCAGGACGTGCCGGGTGCCGTGGCCAGGATGGCCGGGCTGATCGAGCGCGTGGGCCGCGACGAGGGCGTGGAGCATCCGCTCCAGATGACCGTCGCGGTGTCCGACGGCGAGCGGCTGTGGTCGTTCCGCTATTCGAGTCTCGGCAAGTCGCGTTCGCTGTTCTACAGCAGCAGGGCGGAGACCGTGCGCGCCCTCCACCCGGACCTGGACTTCCTGCGGGGCGTGTCCGACAGCACCCGGCTGGTGGTGTCGGAGCCGCTGGGCGGACTGCCCGGGGTGTGGAAAGAGGTGCCGGAGAGCAGCTACGGGGTCGTGCAGCCGGGCGAGGACGAGTTCCGGCCGTTCGCGCCCGAACCCGTGTGA
- a CDS encoding YrdB family protein — MAGRPWWAANELLAFLLEMAALACLFWWGFSLAGNPAAQLLLGTAVLAAAIVLWALFAAPRARFRPPLVGVLAVKAAVLGGGALALYGVGHPVAAAVLGAVVVVNTALAETFRHRPAPAA, encoded by the coding sequence GTGGCCGGGCGGCCCTGGTGGGCGGCCAACGAACTGCTCGCATTCCTCCTGGAAATGGCGGCGCTGGCCTGCCTCTTCTGGTGGGGGTTCTCCCTCGCCGGCAATCCGGCGGCCCAACTGCTCCTGGGCACCGCCGTCCTCGCCGCGGCCATCGTGCTGTGGGCGCTGTTCGCCGCACCGCGCGCCCGGTTCCGCCCGCCGCTCGTGGGGGTCCTGGCGGTGAAGGCCGCGGTGCTCGGCGGGGGAGCGCTCGCGCTGTACGGGGTCGGGCACCCGGTCGCCGCTGCGGTGCTGGGCGCCGTCGTCGTGGTCAACACGGCCCTGGCGGAGACCTTCCGGCACCGGCCCGCCCCCGCCGCCTGA
- a CDS encoding APC family permease, which produces MKAPRTTPESPDAPTSLKKDLTTWLLYFFILGDVLGAGVYVLVGEVAADAGGAVWVPLLVALCLALLTAASYAEMATKYPRAGGASHYATLAYGPFTGFLAGFCMLAAGVVSVAALARGFAGDYLSEFVTLPLVLVTVVFLVALALLNARGISESTRANAVATVIEVSGLLLVIGLGCWIVLRGDGDLGRLTDLGTESEGPVLAVLSGAVLAYYSFVGFETSVNVAEETRDPRRSYPRALFGALITAGAVYALVGAAAAAAVPTEKLAESSGPLLEVVRTAGSVPTWLFSAIALVAVANGALLTGIMSSRLAYGMARDGLLPRFLTAVLPGRRTPWAAIAATTALSLLLALTGDVSTLASTLVLLLLVVFFLVNTSLLVLRRDPGRPGHFRAPTAVPVLGAASCVGLATQIEGDVWLRGLAVLAVGAALGAVAALRLRRAG; this is translated from the coding sequence GTGAAAGCTCCCCGAACCACGCCCGAGAGCCCGGACGCCCCGACGAGCCTCAAGAAGGACCTCACCACCTGGCTGCTCTACTTCTTCATCCTCGGAGACGTCCTCGGCGCCGGGGTCTACGTCCTGGTCGGCGAGGTCGCGGCCGATGCCGGCGGCGCCGTCTGGGTGCCGCTCCTGGTGGCGCTGTGCCTGGCCCTGCTGACCGCCGCCTCGTACGCGGAGATGGCCACGAAGTACCCGCGCGCGGGCGGCGCCTCCCACTACGCGACGCTGGCCTACGGGCCCTTCACCGGCTTCCTCGCCGGGTTCTGCATGCTCGCGGCCGGGGTGGTCTCGGTGGCGGCCCTGGCCCGGGGGTTCGCCGGTGACTACCTCTCAGAATTCGTCACGCTCCCGCTGGTCCTGGTGACCGTCGTCTTCCTGGTGGCCCTCGCGCTGCTCAACGCCCGGGGCATCAGCGAGTCGACCCGGGCCAACGCCGTCGCCACCGTCATCGAGGTCAGCGGCCTGCTGCTGGTGATCGGACTCGGCTGCTGGATCGTGCTGCGCGGCGACGGGGACCTGGGCCGGCTCACCGACCTCGGCACCGAGAGCGAGGGGCCCGTCCTGGCCGTACTGAGCGGCGCGGTCCTCGCGTACTACTCCTTCGTCGGCTTCGAGACCTCCGTCAACGTGGCCGAGGAGACGCGCGACCCCCGCCGCTCCTATCCGAGGGCCCTGTTCGGCGCGCTGATCACCGCCGGCGCCGTCTACGCCCTGGTCGGCGCCGCCGCCGCGGCCGCCGTGCCGACGGAGAAGCTGGCCGAGTCCAGCGGGCCGCTGCTCGAAGTCGTCCGCACCGCCGGATCCGTGCCCACCTGGCTGTTCAGCGCCATCGCCCTGGTGGCCGTGGCCAACGGGGCGCTCCTGACCGGCATCATGTCCTCGCGGCTGGCGTACGGCATGGCCCGCGACGGGCTGCTGCCGCGCTTCCTGACGGCCGTGCTCCCGGGCCGGCGCACCCCGTGGGCGGCGATCGCCGCGACGACCGCCCTCTCGCTGCTGCTCGCGCTGACCGGCGACGTCTCCACGCTCGCCTCGACCCTGGTCCTGCTGCTCCTCGTCGTCTTCTTCCTCGTCAACACGTCGCTGCTCGTGCTCCGTCGCGACCCGGGCCGCCCCGGCCACTTCAGGGCCCCGACCGCGGTGCCCGTCCTCGGCGCCGCCTCCTGCGTCGGGCTCGCGACTCAGATCGAGGGCGACGTATGGCTACGGGGCCTCGCGGTCCTCGCCGTGGGCGCCGCCCTCGGTGCCGTCGCCGCGCTGCGACTGCGCCGGGCCGGCTGA
- a CDS encoding catalase: MSDNEIPGAPGPEPAQIDEPTKPRGPLPPKHDQRGPETVSPTGQPTGADQDKVAQGGAYLTTAQGARLYDTDHSLKAGPRGPVLLQDHHLREKITHFDHERIPERVVHARGAAAHGVFRAYGAAAGITKAAFLAEGAETPVFVRFSTVLGSRGSADTVRDTRGFATKFYTDEGVFDLVGNNIPVFFIQDAIKFPDIIHAGKPHPDREIPQAQSAHDTFWDFVTLHTEATHHTLWNMSDRGIPRSYRMMEGFGVHTFRLVNAEGATTLVKFHWKPKLGVHSQVWEEAQIACGMDPDFHRRDLADAIEAGAFPQWELGVQTFPDTEDQMFEGIDLLDPTKIVPEELAPVKPIGLMTLNANPSNYFAETEQVAFHVGHLVPGIDVTNDALMQGRLFSYVDTQITRLGGPNFAQLPINRTHAPVNDMLRDGMHQTAVHRGVAPYRPNSLDGGCPFTAGADTGAYIEVPVEVPAARKVRDAAASFDDHFSQARLFWLSMTPTEREHITAAYTFELGKCWDQAVKERGLRVLANIDPQLCAHVAQGLGLPAPEATVPLASPEPSAALSQLGRTWPVDGRVVGIVTDGESGLDAVRQARGAVLDAGMVPLVIAPSGGKLGPDDDPVTVQRTFTTARSIEFDAIVLAGAPAPAPDAYGARDAKTDDGARSTGVDPRVLLLVTEAFRHGKAVGACGDGATVLEKAGVASDAPGVVAGGAASTVLDGVTELLAGHRAWDRFTPAL, from the coding sequence GTGAGCGACAACGAGATCCCCGGCGCCCCCGGTCCCGAGCCCGCCCAGATCGACGAGCCCACGAAGCCGCGCGGGCCGCTGCCGCCCAAGCACGACCAGCGCGGTCCCGAGACCGTGAGCCCGACCGGGCAGCCGACCGGCGCCGACCAGGACAAGGTGGCCCAGGGCGGTGCCTACCTCACCACCGCGCAGGGCGCCCGGCTGTACGACACCGACCACTCGCTGAAGGCCGGCCCCCGCGGCCCGGTGCTGCTCCAGGACCACCACCTGCGGGAGAAGATCACCCACTTCGACCACGAGCGCATCCCGGAGCGGGTGGTACACGCGCGTGGTGCCGCCGCCCACGGGGTCTTCCGCGCGTACGGCGCGGCAGCGGGCATCACGAAGGCCGCGTTCCTCGCCGAGGGCGCCGAGACGCCGGTCTTCGTCCGCTTCTCCACCGTGCTCGGCTCGCGCGGTTCCGCCGACACGGTGCGCGACACCCGGGGCTTCGCGACGAAGTTCTACACCGACGAGGGCGTCTTCGACCTGGTCGGGAACAACATCCCGGTCTTCTTCATCCAGGACGCGATCAAGTTCCCCGACATCATCCACGCGGGCAAGCCGCACCCGGACCGGGAGATCCCGCAGGCGCAGAGCGCCCACGACACGTTCTGGGACTTCGTCACGCTGCACACCGAGGCGACCCATCACACCCTCTGGAACATGTCGGACCGGGGCATCCCGCGTTCGTACCGGATGATGGAGGGCTTCGGCGTCCACACCTTCCGGCTGGTCAACGCCGAGGGCGCGACCACGCTGGTGAAGTTCCACTGGAAGCCGAAGCTGGGCGTGCACTCGCAGGTGTGGGAGGAGGCCCAGATCGCCTGCGGCATGGACCCGGACTTCCACCGCCGGGACCTGGCCGACGCGATCGAGGCGGGCGCCTTCCCCCAGTGGGAGCTGGGGGTGCAGACCTTCCCGGACACCGAGGACCAGATGTTCGAGGGCATCGACCTGCTCGACCCGACGAAGATCGTCCCGGAGGAGCTGGCACCGGTCAAGCCGATCGGGCTGATGACGCTGAACGCCAATCCGTCGAACTACTTCGCCGAGACGGAGCAGGTCGCCTTCCACGTCGGCCACCTGGTGCCGGGCATCGACGTCACCAACGACGCGCTGATGCAGGGGCGGCTCTTCTCGTACGTCGACACCCAGATCACCCGGCTCGGCGGGCCCAACTTCGCCCAGCTGCCGATCAACCGCACCCACGCGCCGGTCAACGACATGCTGCGCGACGGGATGCACCAGACGGCGGTGCACCGGGGTGTGGCCCCGTACCGGCCCAACTCGCTGGACGGCGGCTGCCCGTTCACCGCCGGCGCGGACACCGGTGCCTACATCGAGGTGCCCGTCGAGGTCCCGGCGGCCCGGAAGGTGCGGGACGCGGCGGCCTCGTTCGACGACCACTTCAGCCAGGCCCGGCTGTTCTGGCTGAGCATGACGCCCACCGAGCGGGAGCACATCACCGCCGCGTACACCTTCGAGCTCGGCAAGTGCTGGGACCAGGCGGTCAAGGAGCGCGGGCTCCGGGTGCTCGCCAACATCGACCCGCAGCTGTGCGCGCACGTCGCCCAGGGCCTGGGTCTGCCGGCGCCGGAGGCGACCGTGCCGCTGGCCTCCCCGGAGCCGAGCGCCGCGCTGTCCCAGCTGGGGCGCACCTGGCCGGTCGACGGGCGGGTCGTCGGCATCGTCACGGACGGCGAGAGCGGCCTGGACGCCGTACGCCAGGCGCGCGGCGCGGTCCTCGACGCCGGGATGGTCCCCCTGGTCATCGCGCCCTCGGGCGGCAAGCTGGGCCCCGACGACGACCCGGTGACCGTGCAGCGCACGTTCACCACCGCCCGGTCGATCGAGTTCGACGCGATCGTGCTGGCGGGGGCGCCCGCCCCGGCCCCGGACGCCTACGGGGCGCGTGACGCCAAGACCGACGACGGGGCCCGGTCCACCGGTGTGGACCCGCGCGTCCTGCTGCTGGTCACCGAGGCGTTCCGGCACGGCAAGGCCGTCGGGGCCTGCGGCGACGGGGCGACGGTGCTGGAGAAGGCCGGTGTCGCCTCGGACGCCCCGGGCGTCGTGGCGGGCGGGGCCGCGTCCACGGTGCTGGACGGCGTCACGGAACTCCTCGCAGGTCACCGCGCCTGGGACCGCTTCACGCCCGCGCTCTGA
- a CDS encoding DUF5709 domain-containing protein, with protein sequence MPTEARGDDVYQPQDDGQDPPNDDLDLENTLGERGLDDQMEEGYSPPERPLGVDKYGTTGEEERRGESLDQRLAQEVEDVEPPDGDGIGDLEDGEGEPLEPEGGETRSGRLSAADEVPGRRTDVYADDVGIDGGAASAEEAAVHTTDEEEEQGREG encoded by the coding sequence ATGCCGACAGAGGCACGCGGCGACGACGTCTACCAGCCGCAGGACGACGGCCAGGACCCGCCCAACGACGATCTCGACCTGGAGAACACGCTGGGCGAGCGCGGCCTGGACGACCAGATGGAAGAGGGCTACTCGCCGCCGGAGCGCCCCCTCGGCGTCGACAAGTACGGCACCACGGGCGAGGAGGAGCGCCGCGGCGAATCCCTCGACCAGCGCCTGGCCCAGGAGGTCGAGGACGTCGAGCCGCCGGACGGCGACGGCATCGGTGACCTGGAGGACGGCGAGGGCGAACCGCTGGAGCCGGAGGGGGGCGAGACCCGCTCGGGCCGGCTGAGCGCGGCGGACGAGGTACCGGGACGGCGCACCGACGTCTACGCCGACGACGTGGGCATCGACGGCGGCGCGGCCTCGGCCGAGGAGGCAGCCGTGCACACCACGGACGAGGAGGAGGAGCAGGGGCGCGAGGGCTGA